Proteins found in one Paenibacillus dendritiformis genomic segment:
- a CDS encoding phage tail tube protein: MALVTSGVFPVFNIDFKIGTKGRTSTAQEMAIIKDMESFSISIDGNTEEWTPMDTEGWTRRLMTGKGFTLSLNGKRHVGDPGNDYVASTAWKSGLECSSKFEVNFPDGSKLAFDCIVDVKNPGAGDSTNVAALECDVMSDGKPVYTPGTGGGE, from the coding sequence ATGGCATTAGTAACAAGCGGGGTATTCCCCGTATTCAATATCGATTTTAAAATCGGCACGAAAGGCCGGACGAGTACAGCCCAAGAAATGGCCATCATCAAGGACATGGAAAGCTTCAGCATCTCCATCGATGGCAACACGGAAGAGTGGACGCCGATGGATACCGAAGGCTGGACGCGGCGCCTGATGACCGGAAAGGGGTTTACCCTCTCACTCAACGGTAAAAGACATGTCGGGGATCCGGGCAACGATTACGTTGCGTCAACGGCATGGAAGAGTGGCCTGGAATGTTCTAGTAAGTTTGAAGTCAATTTCCCCGACGGCTCGAAGTTGGCGTTTGATTGCATTGTCGATGTGAAGAATCCGGGGGCCGGCGACAGTACCAACGTGGCCGCCCTGGAATGCGATGTTATGAGCGACGGCAAGCCGGTATATACACCTGGTACAGGAGGCGGAGAGTAA
- a CDS encoding type II toxin-antitoxin system HicB family antitoxin, with protein MANKDLAYYMALPYTIQIRPIQDESGSYYYATVAELDGCHSHGETVEEAFAMVRDAMEGYFEVKLEHGDDIPEPAAIDAYSGKFNVRLPKTLHRQLAEQAEREGVSLNQYVVYKLSR; from the coding sequence TTACATGGCGTTACCTTATACGATACAGATTAGACCTATCCAGGACGAAAGCGGCAGCTACTACTACGCCACGGTGGCCGAGCTGGACGGTTGCCATAGCCATGGGGAGACGGTGGAAGAGGCATTTGCGATGGTTCGTGATGCAATGGAAGGTTACTTTGAGGTAAAACTGGAACATGGAGACGACATTCCGGAGCCGGCTGCGATTGATGCATACAGCGGCAAGTTCAATGTGCGTCTGCCTAAGACCCTTCACCGGCAGCTGGCAGAACAAGCGGAACGGGAAGGGGTATCCTTAAATCAATACGTGGTTTACAAATTGAGTCGCTGA
- a CDS encoding phage tail terminator protein, with the protein MMTLAQVRDWLKTVIECPQWYIGKIDGSKPQCIGLYNTTGAPVRLAVGGIKATGYQIKAVSILVHWGKNANIAEQKAQEVYAALFGQTATIGGKRVIMFKMPEPEPISVGTDSEGIYEFVIEAHIYYER; encoded by the coding sequence ATGATGACGCTGGCACAGGTCCGAGACTGGCTAAAGACCGTCATCGAGTGCCCGCAATGGTACATTGGCAAGATTGACGGAAGCAAGCCGCAGTGCATTGGCTTGTACAATACGACCGGCGCGCCCGTTCGACTAGCCGTAGGCGGCATTAAGGCGACGGGATACCAAATCAAGGCCGTTTCCATCCTTGTCCATTGGGGTAAAAATGCGAACATTGCGGAGCAGAAGGCGCAGGAGGTTTACGCTGCGCTGTTCGGCCAGACGGCCACCATCGGGGGCAAGCGAGTGATCATGTTTAAAATGCCGGAACCGGAGCCGATCAGCGTAGGTACTGACAGTGAAGGCATCTATGAATTTGTAATCGAGGCTCACATTTATTATGAAAGGTAG
- a CDS encoding phage capsid protein produces MGWFKNMIMKMLRINPAPENRVITITEPFSYNTNVLRNRLWYRGDPSELDQFYKQTALDPVSKSRFWAAVPSEDLSIRKIHSGLPAMVAERLSDIVVADLDGIELKSQEQTDLWEEIAKDNDFDELVGESIIETLVAGDGAFKITVDMDVTEYPIIEFYSGERVDYRRTRGRLQEVLFYTDYAVKDKDYRLEEIFGRGYIRYRLLNSEGKAVPLSTVPETAELADVTYDGDFIMAVPLAFFRSKKWRGRGKSIFDSKADSFDALDEVISQWVDAIRAGRVQKYIPEDLIPKNPQTGALMRPNPFDNQFVRVGSVMAEDAKGQINMVQPAILYEAFVASYASALDMCLQGIISPSTLGIDLKKLDNAEAQREKEKATLYTRGKIIERLNEVIPQLVDTVLKVYDTMRNLSAGEYQAAVTFGEYASPSFDAVVETVGKAKTYGIMSTEQAVEELYGDTWTDEQKAQEVARLKEEQGLTSMDEPQVGEHDDPPETVPPEAGEEE; encoded by the coding sequence GTGGGGTGGTTTAAGAACATGATCATGAAGATGCTGCGGATCAATCCGGCCCCGGAAAATCGGGTCATCACGATTACAGAGCCATTTTCGTACAACACGAATGTGCTGCGGAACCGGCTTTGGTATCGTGGCGATCCATCCGAACTGGACCAGTTTTATAAGCAGACGGCGCTGGATCCGGTGAGCAAGTCGCGATTCTGGGCGGCGGTGCCGAGCGAGGACCTGTCAATCAGGAAGATTCATTCCGGGCTGCCTGCCATGGTGGCCGAGCGGCTGTCTGACATCGTCGTGGCCGACCTGGACGGCATTGAGCTGAAGAGCCAGGAGCAGACGGACTTATGGGAAGAGATCGCTAAGGACAACGACTTTGACGAGCTGGTAGGGGAGTCCATCATTGAAACGCTTGTCGCGGGCGACGGGGCGTTTAAAATCACCGTCGACATGGACGTAACCGAATATCCGATCATCGAGTTTTATAGCGGCGAGCGGGTGGACTACAGGCGCACCAGGGGGCGGCTCCAGGAGGTATTGTTTTATACCGACTACGCCGTCAAGGACAAGGACTACCGGCTGGAGGAGATATTCGGCCGGGGTTATATCCGGTATCGGCTCCTTAATTCCGAAGGTAAGGCAGTGCCGCTCTCCACGGTGCCTGAAACGGCAGAGCTGGCGGATGTGACGTATGACGGGGACTTCATTATGGCGGTTCCGCTGGCTTTCTTTCGCTCGAAGAAGTGGAGAGGCCGGGGCAAGTCGATATTTGACTCGAAGGCGGATAGTTTTGACGCGTTGGATGAAGTCATTTCACAGTGGGTGGACGCTATCCGCGCCGGCCGGGTGCAGAAATACATCCCGGAGGATCTGATTCCGAAGAATCCCCAGACCGGGGCATTGATGCGGCCGAACCCATTCGATAACCAGTTCGTCCGGGTGGGGAGCGTCATGGCCGAGGATGCCAAAGGTCAGATCAACATGGTGCAGCCGGCCATCCTTTACGAGGCATTCGTCGCCAGCTACGCCAGCGCCCTGGACATGTGCCTTCAAGGGATTATTTCTCCCTCGACGTTGGGGATTGACCTGAAGAAGTTGGACAACGCCGAGGCGCAGCGGGAGAAGGAGAAGGCCACGCTGTACACTCGCGGGAAAATCATCGAGCGGCTGAACGAGGTGATCCCGCAGCTGGTCGATACGGTCCTGAAGGTATATGACACGATGCGTAACCTCAGCGCGGGGGAGTACCAGGCAGCGGTGACGTTTGGGGAATATGCGAGCCCGAGCTTTGACGCTGTGGTCGAGACGGTTGGTAAGGCGAAGACATACGGCATCATGAGTACCGAGCAGGCCGTGGAAGAGCTCTACGGCGATACCTGGACCGATGAGCAGAAGGCGCAGGAAGTGGCCCGTCTGAAAGAAGAACAGGGCCTCACAAGCATGGATGAGCCGCAGGTTGGGGAGCACGACGATCCACCTGAGACTGTCCCGCCTGAAGCTGGTGAGGAAGAATGA
- a CDS encoding minor capsid protein yields MKVTAKVIINQGALKKLAEAEKQALEMTAESVLTDIVTSAVVPKQTGDLERSGHVDASGLGQGKVKIVFDTPYARRHYWHPEYNFRTDKNPNAQGKWMESYHAGDKRKFVEETYARLLKTAAKGLVK; encoded by the coding sequence ATGAAGGTGACCGCGAAAGTGATCATCAACCAGGGCGCTCTCAAGAAGCTGGCCGAAGCTGAGAAGCAGGCCCTGGAGATGACGGCCGAGTCGGTACTGACCGATATTGTCACATCTGCCGTCGTGCCGAAGCAGACCGGGGACCTGGAGCGCAGCGGGCATGTGGATGCCTCCGGGCTTGGTCAAGGAAAGGTGAAAATCGTCTTTGATACTCCCTATGCCCGGAGGCACTACTGGCACCCGGAATACAATTTCCGGACAGACAAAAACCCGAACGCCCAAGGTAAGTGGATGGAGTCGTACCATGCCGGAGACAAGCGGAAATTCGTCGAGGAAACTTATGCCCGTCTACTCAAAACGGCAGCGAAGGGGCTGGTTAAATGA
- a CDS encoding phage minor capsid protein, whose amino-acid sequence MSEEKKSTYDIGRIFAEMTLNLIASLKRNLSRHKREEEKVGFRFDQWQAVKLRNLRQYRKANKRIIEDAGKDAEQLVEDVLQMSFQFGEESVEGATRQVLEKKVTGEIEFPKDMKPRKPKRPPKEQLQIPIEPLSPEPRPHAELPKAPPESDFFGVNEKKLGALQETVKKDLKKAQHGVLRKMDDVYRQVIYKAEVHMTAGAKTLDQAIDMATKEFLEKGIDCITYKNGRRATITAYAEMALRTASQRATFLGEGKKRDEWGIYTVIMSAHDNCSPWCMPYQGTVLIDDVYTSISEEQAQQLAKETGYVLLSEAMQEGAFHPNCRHTLSTYFPGITQLPPPVDEETAKRNYEAEQRQRYIERQLRRYKRLAAGSLDESNQEKFAAKVKEWTEKLREHLADHPELRRMRRREKVE is encoded by the coding sequence ATGAGTGAAGAGAAGAAGAGCACGTATGACATCGGCCGCATCTTCGCCGAAATGACCTTGAACCTGATCGCTTCCTTAAAACGGAACCTGTCCCGGCACAAGCGTGAAGAGGAAAAGGTCGGCTTCCGCTTCGACCAATGGCAGGCTGTCAAGCTCCGAAACCTCCGCCAGTACCGAAAGGCAAATAAACGAATTATCGAGGATGCTGGAAAGGATGCTGAACAGCTGGTCGAAGATGTTCTTCAGATGAGTTTTCAGTTTGGAGAGGAGAGCGTGGAGGGCGCTACACGGCAAGTCCTGGAGAAGAAGGTAACCGGGGAGATTGAGTTCCCGAAGGACATGAAGCCGCGAAAACCGAAGCGGCCGCCGAAAGAACAACTCCAGATTCCCATTGAACCATTGTCGCCGGAGCCTCGGCCACATGCGGAGCTGCCGAAGGCGCCACCTGAATCCGACTTCTTCGGCGTCAACGAGAAGAAGCTCGGCGCGCTCCAGGAGACGGTCAAGAAGGACCTGAAGAAGGCGCAGCATGGTGTGCTCCGGAAAATGGATGATGTGTACCGGCAAGTCATTTACAAGGCCGAGGTGCACATGACTGCCGGGGCAAAGACGCTTGACCAGGCGATCGACATGGCGACGAAGGAGTTTCTAGAGAAGGGGATCGATTGCATCACGTACAAGAATGGTCGCCGCGCTACGATTACGGCCTATGCAGAGATGGCACTCCGGACGGCATCGCAGCGGGCCACGTTTTTGGGTGAAGGGAAAAAGCGTGACGAGTGGGGCATTTATACGGTGATCATGTCCGCGCATGATAACTGCTCGCCGTGGTGCATGCCGTATCAAGGTACGGTCCTTATTGACGACGTGTACACGTCGATTAGCGAGGAACAGGCGCAGCAGCTGGCGAAGGAGACCGGTTATGTGCTGTTGTCTGAGGCGATGCAGGAAGGCGCATTCCATCCCAATTGCCGGCATACCTTATCTACGTATTTTCCCGGTATCACGCAGCTGCCACCCCCGGTGGACGAGGAGACGGCCAAGCGGAATTATGAGGCCGAGCAGCGGCAGCGATACATTGAGCGCCAGCTACGCCGATACAAGCGCTTGGCAGCTGGCTCACTCGACGAATCGAACCAGGAGAAATTCGCCGCGAAGGTGAAGGAGTGGACCGAGAAGCTGAGGGAACACTTGGCGGATCACCCCGAGCTCCGGCGTATGCGTCGTAGGGAAAAAGTCGAATAA
- the terL gene encoding phage terminase large subunit: MVDLETIKRYALIELASREFFYFCQAMAADFYRDDRAFLGELCGEMQDFYESDDDILVINLPPRHGKSRTASMFAQWVFGRNQQEKVMTGSYNETLSTTFSKAVRDGISTEKADKDKIVYSDIFPGVRIKRGDGAMNLWSLEGGYNNYLATSPTGTATGFGATILMIDDLIKNAEEANNEATLEKHWDWFTNTMLSRLEEGGKIIIIMTRWATGDLAGRALEHFAAEKKKIRLLTMKALQDDGTMLCPDILSRKSYDMKVRAMGEDIASANYQQIPIDIKGKLYSSFKTYTELPKDASGNPSFSGIYAYCDSADQGADYLCNIIWGVYNKEAYILDVIYTKEPMEITEPAVAKALFELQVNKARIESNNGGRAFARNVKRLLEEEHRSNRTDVSWFHQSKNKIARIVSNATWVMNHIYYPVNWRDRWPEYYKAMTSYQREGENKHDDAPDATTGVAETMYLLGA, from the coding sequence ATGGTTGACCTTGAGACAATCAAGCGCTATGCCCTTATTGAGCTCGCATCCCGCGAGTTTTTTTACTTTTGTCAGGCGATGGCGGCGGACTTTTATCGGGACGATCGGGCATTTCTAGGCGAGCTGTGCGGCGAAATGCAGGACTTTTACGAGTCCGACGATGATATCCTGGTCATCAACCTGCCGCCTCGGCATGGCAAGTCCAGGACGGCCTCCATGTTCGCCCAATGGGTGTTTGGACGCAATCAACAGGAGAAGGTCATGACCGGCTCGTATAACGAGACGCTGTCCACGACGTTCTCGAAGGCTGTCCGTGACGGTATCAGCACTGAGAAGGCAGATAAGGACAAGATCGTATACAGTGACATTTTCCCGGGCGTCCGCATTAAGCGAGGAGACGGGGCAATGAACCTGTGGAGCCTGGAAGGTGGATATAACAATTACCTGGCGACGTCTCCGACTGGTACGGCGACCGGCTTCGGGGCCACTATCTTGATGATTGATGACTTGATAAAAAATGCTGAGGAAGCAAATAACGAGGCCACGCTTGAGAAGCATTGGGATTGGTTTACGAATACGATGCTGTCCCGCTTGGAGGAAGGCGGCAAGATAATCATCATCATGACCCGGTGGGCAACCGGCGACCTGGCCGGGCGAGCCCTGGAGCACTTTGCAGCCGAGAAAAAGAAGATCCGGCTGCTGACCATGAAGGCGCTGCAGGATGACGGCACGATGCTGTGCCCTGATATCTTGTCGCGAAAGTCCTACGACATGAAGGTGCGGGCTATGGGCGAAGATATCGCCAGTGCGAACTATCAGCAGATCCCGATCGACATCAAAGGCAAGCTATACAGCAGCTTCAAGACATACACGGAGCTGCCGAAGGACGCCAGCGGCAATCCTTCGTTCAGCGGCATTTACGCTTACTGTGACTCCGCCGACCAAGGAGCAGATTACCTGTGCAACATCATCTGGGGCGTATACAACAAAGAGGCGTATATCCTGGATGTCATTTATACAAAAGAGCCAATGGAGATAACAGAGCCCGCTGTCGCGAAGGCTCTTTTTGAGCTGCAGGTGAATAAGGCCCGCATCGAGAGCAACAACGGTGGCCGCGCGTTTGCCCGGAACGTAAAGCGGCTCCTGGAGGAAGAGCACCGGAGCAATCGAACAGACGTGAGCTGGTTCCATCAGAGCAAGAACAAGATCGCCCGCATCGTGTCGAATGCAACCTGGGTTATGAATCACATTTACTATCCGGTGAACTGGCGGGACCGCTGGCCGGAGTATTACAAGGCCATGACATCGTATCAGCGGGAAGGTGAGAACAAGCATGATGACGCGCCGGATGCTACAACGGGCGTGGCCGAAACAATGTACCTGTTAGGAGCGTGA
- a CDS encoding Gp15 family bacteriophage protein, translating into MIEASIAAQYGIRLRAEPDMTWDEFCTLLASIMPETPLGQIVRIRSENDREKLKHFTPEQHRIRNEWRTRGLKQARWTDEEAAAAVKEFQNMIKQAFGTPAN; encoded by the coding sequence TTGATAGAGGCGTCCATAGCCGCACAGTACGGCATACGTCTCCGCGCTGAACCGGACATGACCTGGGATGAGTTTTGCACGCTGTTGGCCAGTATCATGCCGGAAACGCCGCTCGGCCAGATTGTGCGTATCCGGAGCGAGAATGACCGCGAGAAGCTGAAGCATTTTACTCCAGAACAGCACCGGATCCGCAACGAGTGGCGAACCAGGGGGCTGAAACAAGCCCGATGGACCGACGAAGAGGCGGCGGCCGCCGTGAAAGAATTCCAGAACATGATAAAGCAAGCGTTTGGGACACCTGCAAATTAG
- a CDS encoding phage scaffolding protein has translation MNWLKELLKKLGIADSEIEKIDTEVRKELPMHFVPKEKYNELADQRKKLEKDLTERDGQLEELRKSAGSSEELKKQIEQLQAANKEAAEKYAADIKELTLTSAIKSALTGKVHDEGLVAGLFDRDKLVIDGDKVVGLEEQLKGLQESKAFLFKPEDSQGGGQGPGFRVGGSGQGTGQAASDQLAAIFGNTTQN, from the coding sequence ATGAACTGGTTGAAGGAATTGCTAAAAAAGTTGGGCATTGCGGATTCAGAGATCGAAAAAATTGACACCGAAGTTCGTAAGGAGCTACCGATGCACTTTGTTCCAAAGGAAAAATATAACGAGCTGGCCGATCAGCGGAAAAAGCTTGAAAAGGATCTGACAGAACGAGACGGCCAGCTGGAGGAGCTGCGCAAGTCCGCCGGCTCAAGCGAGGAACTGAAGAAGCAGATCGAGCAGCTGCAAGCAGCAAATAAAGAGGCAGCCGAGAAGTATGCTGCCGATATCAAAGAGCTGACGTTGACCAGCGCCATCAAGTCGGCGCTGACTGGGAAAGTCCATGATGAGGGGCTTGTCGCGGGACTCTTTGACCGTGACAAGTTGGTCATCGATGGCGATAAGGTTGTGGGCTTGGAGGAACAGCTGAAGGGGCTGCAAGAGTCTAAGGCGTTCCTATTCAAGCCAGAGGATTCCCAGGGTGGTGGCCAAGGACCGGGCTTTCGGGTAGGTGGAAGCGGCCAGGGCACCGGTCAGGCAGCCAGTGACCAACTTGCTGCTATTTTCGGAAACACAACACAAAATTAA